The genomic interval ATTGTGTCCATTACATGAAACCAGACTTCATGatcaatcaaataaaacatacagatgAACTGGCTTGGATGATCACCAAACCCCAAAATAAGAATAGGAAATTAAACGGTGGACTGAGTTTGCCATGTAATAACATTGCATGATAATGAAGCCTTATGGATAGATGATTTACATAAAGGCAGACTTAGTTTGCCACCTGCAAGACAAGAGGGTTAAAGGCGTCTTTAACACATCCGTTGGGAGGCTTTGAATGCCACCAAATGAAAATTGTGGACGAAGGCGCTAACTGTATTCAGCGGTAGGGGGCGACAATGCGCCGCTGTTAAATCAAAAgacgtagaagaagaagaagaagtagaagaagtagaagaagtagaagagggAAATCTGAAAAAGGAAGTCGCGCCGTTGTTTTGAAAGGTGCGTGACGAAACAGGGCTGAAGTGGACAACAGGCACCAAGGAGGGTTGAAAagtaattattgttttacttattttaacTCCGGTGTGGTAGCTGGACTTACGGGGGCGACATGTTTCCAAAAAACCCTCAATGTCAGTCTTCTAGTTGCTCAACGTTGTTACCATGAAGCAGGTTCAAATGAACCCACGGGTGCAGTCTAGTTACAGTCACCTCCTTCAACGTTTTAAGCTACATTAATGTTGTGACGTGTGACGCTCATCTTTATTTTTAGTCGACACTACAGGCATGAACCCAGTCAACTCGTTTCTCCGCTTCTGTCGCAGAATGCAGCGGACATCCCGTTTGAAGCGTGAGCTTCAGATGCTGAGCACCGAGCCTCCTCCCGGGATAACGTGCTGGCAGACGGAGGAGCGGATGGACGAGCTCCGGGCACGTACGTTCTTCTGTCGCTGGGTGTAATCCACCTTTAGCTTGTACCGCAGGTGAAGTCATCTTCATGAGCTCCGCGGGTTAACCTCCATCTGTCCCAGTTCTGGGTTATGTCGGAGAGCTCATCcaggaagatgtttcacagatgtggtcaaatcaaaatcaccGAAGATGATGATGCAGTGGAGAGCGCGAGTCATTGAAGTCCATAGCCCAGTGCGCATGTCACTATAggcgttgtcagggacgacGTACCTTTTCTTGTTATTAGACAtaggaatgtcaaaccactgcAAGGAATACAGAATGACAGCCATTTAGTGTTTCACAACTGAGAGTTAACaataatagaaatatttttttatttattaaattattaaatattgaatttattgacatcaaaccacctctcatgaGTCCGGGACATCCTTTCAtaactttcacagctgttagtttgtgaaaaaggccatggcaaatcccttagcatccatatcagtgaccattttgctttaatatgcatatatatCGTGTGTTTATGCTCAAGATCATACCACACATATGTCAAGATAAATATCAATTTTGTCTACCTCTCATTTGCAGAGATAGTGGGTGGAACAGGAACTCCGTACGAAGGTGGACTCTTCTCCTTGGAGATCAAGGTCCCAGAGAGGTACGTTTTAATATTGATGAAGGAGCTCATGACCAGTGACAAACCATTAGTGCACTACTGTTGTATtaaggtgttgtttttctttcctagATACCCATTTGAGCCTCCCAAAATGCGATTCTTGACCCCCATCTACCATCCAAATATTGACAATTCGGGTCGCATCTGCCACGATGCTCTCAAACTCCCGCCAAAGGTTGTTAAAGATTTCAAGCACTCAACAAAACGCCCATTATCTGGTTGTGTTTTGATGCTGTCAAAGAAAGGATATACATCAGAATATCTTTTAGATTCAATATttcctgctctttgtttttattcagggTGCCTGGAAGCCATCCCTAAACATCTCCACAGTCCTCTCCTCCATTCAGCTGCTCATGGCTGAGCCCAACCCAGATGACCCGCTCATGGCTGATATAGTGAGTCACAATCACACTTGTATTCACATATACCATACCATCGTTTAGAGGAGCGTTACTACATGATCAcactttggtgtttttatttgttttcgtGAACAACAAATGTGAGTTTTTAtcgaaaatatttttatgtttttattagaaGCCAcgggttttcttttttgaccgTGTCAAAAAAATTCAGCCTCTTGCGGcattgaaattcaaacaaagaaaaaattgtgttaCCCCATGGTATATTCGTGTTAAGAGACACTTACATTTTCTGAATGCAGTCATCAGAGTTCAAATacaacaaacagctgttcatgGAGAAGGCCAGGAAGTGGACGCGGGAACATGCTGTTCAGAAAAACATGGTAAGTTTGTCTGGTACGTGGGTGATCCCATTGTGAAATCATTTCTTCTTAaatctttttaatattaattatgtGGTAACTTTTAAGGCAGGCTGCATTATTCTTAGTGGGTCGCACGATTATTTAACCTTATTGCACAACAGTGTACTGCGATTGTGTTTGTTGTATGTAGTGACTTATTCCTAACAGGGGGTGGTGCTGTGCTCTCTTGATATTGTGCTGTCTACTGATTTATCTGTAACAGTGATGCCACTTGATTTGTATTCAGTTGTGACCTCCTTGTTTAATACTTCTCAGTTTTGGGATGTGGAGATACACGGATGGGCAATGCTAACAtggtttctttctgtctttgttcaggATGCCGTTGAAGGCAGCAAAGAAAATAATCCAGATCAGAAAGCTTCATCCCACAAAAGACATTCTCTCAGTGCACaacaggagggagaggagccagCCAAGAAAACCTGTATGTAGTTTCCACCTCACTTGTTAGAGACACAGGTCCCTCATCTTCAGAGCCACCGTGCCTTATATCCCATCTGCTACTAAAGAGTGAATTACAttgtttaattcaatttttatttaatgccaATACCTACTTCCACTTTCTGTGTATgcattccttttctttattaAGAAATAtctttatgtttgtgttgtgatattaaagtttattttgaaCACTTATTGATCATTGAACTTTCTTAATATATTACAGACCATACCAATTTTTCCTAGTGTGGTGGTGTGTTTAGAAAAGTTGAATAAGCAGAATGGtttatgtatatacagtataaagataataattttattcaaacataTGCGTTTCAGTTGTATACAAAGTATGTACATCCTAAATAGCaagacaagtttttttttgtacaaactAAGGATTTATTTCTTAACacattaaaattatatattttgctGTTTATCgtataaaaagaaagacaaacatcataAGGCTGTAGTGAGTCAATACCATGCTAGTTCAGAGGTAGTTACATTGTATGTACATATTGCTAGCCTACTCTAATGTCTGTAGAAAGAGAGCTACATCCCATTCAGTCTGTATGACTGATGCCTCCTGTTGCATATTTCAGATAAAATCATGCAAACCATGTCAAACTATGATCCATTTCCTGTTGCGTTTTTTTAAACGGTTATTACACAGATGCCAAGAAATGTATCCGACAATAACATTtatgtgagcaaaaaaaaaaagttagcttACTCTGGTAAAATGTCCTGGTGCATTTGATGATGAATCCCTTTATTTGAAACAGACCTCAGCAATAGTAAAGAAACTATATTTTAACAAAGACAAATACGATAACTCTGCTTAAAATATAACCAAACAGTCTGTAACCTATAAGTTGCATGTCTCATGATCACATTTCAGTA from Scophthalmus maximus strain ysfricsl-2021 chromosome 3, ASM2237912v1, whole genome shotgun sequence carries:
- the ube2t gene encoding ubiquitin-conjugating enzyme E2 T; translated protein: MQRTSRLKRELQMLSTEPPPGITCWQTEERMDELRAQIVGGTGTPYEGGLFSLEIKVPERYPFEPPKMRFLTPIYHPNIDNSGRICHDALKLPPKGAWKPSLNISTVLSSIQLLMAEPNPDDPLMADISSEFKYNKQLFMEKARKWTREHAVQKNMDAVEGSKENNPDQKASSHKRHSLSAQQEGEEPAKKTCM